A genomic window from Silene latifolia isolate original U9 population chromosome Y, ASM4854445v1, whole genome shotgun sequence includes:
- the LOC141627507 gene encoding uncharacterized protein LOC141627507 yields the protein MLAKNAWKLLVESESFFSRVFKDKIIRGKIWKDGTMINKRCNWSWGTRSIYLGMILIRKNSGWKPGINSDLNVWTSPWVNGDIPSPKDDLIGSPNNHLMNLKVKDLCDGNGLWNESYIRDIFTEEWATKILAIPLCFSQDTDYLFWKHNDSGLSYGTSLDRMYGGFWFGKLLQDDYREVETLDHLFRDCHVISRIWYGSCMGINTLNNSHCRVGDWIISWIGYLGKMDDAVNRIVQFLAVIWNIWVLRNNIIFRGARLVPDVFFKLVSQSSYYASEAIQLGNVDLKGGRVDELSPKEDLRYKIKSFIPFYLIGKESSCLITRIKVDASWFDNLEASAGWVAYSNKGSILFEEGSKFKAESASQAEALGIRNVLEWAIRNRIFNLNISSDCLQVLYQIAGIEQEHHLAKRVLGDIATLLPSFDCLCFSFVPRNLNKQAHCLAKRAISM from the exons ATGTTGGCTAAAAATGCATGGAAATTACTGGTGGAGAGCGAATCCTTTTTTAGTCGCGTTTTTAAGGATAAAATTATAAGGGGGAAAATATGGAAGGACGGTACCATGATTAATAAAAGGTGTAACTGGTCGTGGGGGACTAGAAGTATTTACCTTGGCATGATTTTGATTAGGAAAAATTCTGGATGGAAGCCAGGGATAAATTCGGATCTAAATGTTTGGACAAGTCCCTGGGTTAATGGTGATATTCCTTCTCCCAAGGATGATTTAATTGGTTCTCCAAACAACCATTTGATGAATTTGAAAGTTAAGGATCTATGTGATGGGAATGGGTTATGGAACGAAAGCTATATAAGGGATATCTTTACTGAGGAATGGGCTACTAAAATTTTGGCCATTCCTCTTTGCTTTTCACAGGATACAGATTATCTTTTCTGGAAACATAATGATAGTG GTCTAAGTTATGGCACCTCCCTGGACCGCATGTATGGAGGATTTTGGTTTGGAAAATTATTACAG GATGATTATAGGGAGGTGGAAACTTTGGATCATTTGTTCAGGGACTGTCATGTTATTTCTAGGATTTGGTATGGATCATGTATGGGTATTAATACGTTGAATAACTCGCATTGTCGAGTTGGTGATTGGATCATAAGTTGGATTGGCTACCTTGGGAAAATGGATGATGCTGTTAACAGAATTGTTCAGTTTCTGGCTGTTATATGGAATATATGGGTGCTACGAAATAATATCATTTTTAGAGGTGCGAGACTAGTTCCAGATGTATTTTTCAAGTTAGTTTCACAATCATCTTACTATGCTTCAGAAGCAATTCAGCTGGGTAATGTTGACTTAAAAGGGGGGAGGGTGGATGAGCTAAGTCCAAAGGAAGATCTCAGGTATAAAATTAAAAGCTTTATCCCTTTCTATCTCATCGGTAAGGAATCGTCATGCCTGATAACTCGCATTAAGGTTGATGCTAGTTGGTTCGATAATTTGGAGGCTTCTGCGGGTTGGGTAGCTTATAGTAATAAAGGAAGTATTTTGTTTGAGGAGGGAAGCAAGTTCAAGGCTGAATCAGCAAGTCAAGCTGAAGCTCTTGGTATCAGGAATGTTCTCGAATGGGCCATCCGTAATAGGATATTTAATTTGAACATTTCGTCTGACTGTCTACAGGTGCTCTACCAAATTGCAGGGATTGAACAAGAACATCATCTTGCTAAAAGGGTTCTTGGAGATATTGCTACCTTACTCCCATCTTTTGACTGTTTATGTTTTAGTTTTGTACCTAGGAATCTTAATAAACAAGCTCATTGCTTAGCTAAAAGGGCAATTAGCATGTAA